Proteins encoded together in one Sceloporus undulatus isolate JIND9_A2432 ecotype Alabama chromosome 4, SceUnd_v1.1, whole genome shotgun sequence window:
- the VPS28 gene encoding vacuolar protein sorting-associated protein 28 homolog isoform X1 codes for MQPKRLMIDWNTKRSQGNRWESQNNSRQRFCACRVSRSVLQREGSMFHGIPANPGMGAPANKPELYEEVKLYKNAREREKYDNMAELFAVVKTMQALEKAYIKDCVTPSEYTAACSRLLVQYKAAFKQVQGLEINSIDDFCRKFRLDCPLAMERIKEDRPITIKDDKGNLNRCIADIVSLFITVMDKLRLEIRAMDEIQPDLRELMETMNRMSHLPPDFEGRQKVNQWLQTLSGMSASDELDDSQVRQMLFDLESAYNAFNRFLHS; via the exons atgcagcctaaaagatTAATGATTgattg GAACACAAAGCGCTCACAAGGAAACCGTTGGGAATCCCAAAACAATTCAAGACAAAG GTTCTGTGCATGTCGCGTGTCCAGATCCGTGTTACAGAGAGAAGGAAGCATGTTCCATGGAATCCCAGCAAACCCAGGGATGGGAG CCCCAGCAAATAAGCCAGAATTGTACGAG GAAGTGAAGCTGTACAAGAATGCCAGGGAGCGAGAAAA ATACGACAACATGGCTGAACTGTTTGCTGTGGTGAAGACAATGCAAGCCCTAGAGAAGGCGTACATCAAGGACTGTGTCACCCCCAGCGA GTACACTGCGGCCTGTTCTCGTCTCCTTGTCCAGTATAAAGCTGCATTCAAGCAGGTCCAAGGCTTGGAAATCAATTCTATTGATGACTTTTGCCGCAAGTTTCGG CTTGATTGTCCGCTGGCCATGGAGAGGATCAAGGAGGACCGGCCAATCACCATCAAAGACGACAAAGGCAACCTCAACCGCTGCATTGCAGATATTGTATCG CTCTTTATCACTGTGATGGATAAGCTGCGCTTGGAAATTCGGGCCATGGATGAG atCCAACCCGACCTCCGGGAACTGATGGAGACCATGAACCGCATGAGTCACTTGCCCCCAGACTTTGAAGGACGACAGAAAGTTAACCAGTG GCTGCAGACGCTGAGTGGGATGTCAGCTTCTGACGAACTGGACGATTCTCAAGTCCGGCAGATGCTCTTTGATTTGGAGTCGGCCTACAATGCCTTCAACCGCTTTCTGCACTCGTGA
- the VPS28 gene encoding vacuolar protein sorting-associated protein 28 homolog isoform X2, producing the protein MFHGIPANPGMGAPANKPELYEEVKLYKNAREREKYDNMAELFAVVKTMQALEKAYIKDCVTPSEYTAACSRLLVQYKAAFKQVQGLEINSIDDFCRKFRLDCPLAMERIKEDRPITIKDDKGNLNRCIADIVSLFITVMDKLRLEIRAMDEIQPDLRELMETMNRMSHLPPDFEGRQKVNQWLQTLSGMSASDELDDSQVRQMLFDLESAYNAFNRFLHS; encoded by the exons ATGTTCCATGGAATCCCAGCAAACCCAGGGATGGGAG CCCCAGCAAATAAGCCAGAATTGTACGAG GAAGTGAAGCTGTACAAGAATGCCAGGGAGCGAGAAAA ATACGACAACATGGCTGAACTGTTTGCTGTGGTGAAGACAATGCAAGCCCTAGAGAAGGCGTACATCAAGGACTGTGTCACCCCCAGCGA GTACACTGCGGCCTGTTCTCGTCTCCTTGTCCAGTATAAAGCTGCATTCAAGCAGGTCCAAGGCTTGGAAATCAATTCTATTGATGACTTTTGCCGCAAGTTTCGG CTTGATTGTCCGCTGGCCATGGAGAGGATCAAGGAGGACCGGCCAATCACCATCAAAGACGACAAAGGCAACCTCAACCGCTGCATTGCAGATATTGTATCG CTCTTTATCACTGTGATGGATAAGCTGCGCTTGGAAATTCGGGCCATGGATGAG atCCAACCCGACCTCCGGGAACTGATGGAGACCATGAACCGCATGAGTCACTTGCCCCCAGACTTTGAAGGACGACAGAAAGTTAACCAGTG GCTGCAGACGCTGAGTGGGATGTCAGCTTCTGACGAACTGGACGATTCTCAAGTCCGGCAGATGCTCTTTGATTTGGAGTCGGCCTACAATGCCTTCAACCGCTTTCTGCACTCGTGA